caaagagctatccagcctaatcccactttccagctttcggtccgtagccctgcaggttacggcacttcaagtgcacgccaaagtactttttaaatgtggtgagggtttctgcctctaccaccctttcaggccgtgagttccagacccccaccaccctctgggtgaagaaagttctcctcaactcccctctaatccttctatcaatgactttaaacctttgtcccctggttattgacctgtctgctgggggaactaggtccttccctatccactctatccaggctccaaaTAATTTAACATGAACTTGCATGCAATGGTCGAAGTGTAACTCCCAACATGGTGAGGTAAAATTTTTTTAAAACCATCCAAAATGATACAAGCAATTTCCAATGTTGTTCCAGAAACACGATTGGGAAGTTGCGATTAAATGCATCAACAAGAAAAATCTAGCAAAATCTCAAACACTACTGGGAAAGGAGATCAAAATACTGAAGGTAAGAGCGTTGCTTCAGTTGACCTTTCTCATTTCCTCGGTTTTTAAACAAGAAGTGCAGAGATCTTTAATTGTGAGTGTGGATTTCAGCTCTTCAATTCTGTGGTTTTATCACCGCTGATAATATTTCCTCTTTTTCAGGAACTAAAACATGTCAATATTGTGGCGCTGTACGACTTTCAGGTAACAGCATGATTCTGGTGGTGTTCCTCATCCATTTTGCCGATGTTTTCTTATTTATTTTAGGGACATGTTGCTATTCTCATTGACGACTTGAAGGATTTTTGCAGGTTAAGGCCCTGACACATACAGATGATTTAACTTTGAATTCATTCACCACAATGGATGACCTATATTAGTCACTAAAttataactgagaaaaaaatatatatagagaAATAAATACACCTTTGATGTGTCTATTTTTAATGGTTGATTTTGAGAGGCTGCTTTTTGCGGGAAGGATTATCCCCCTGGCCCTGGTGTTATTGGGATTATTTCCCCCTGGCCCTGGTGTTATTGGGATTATTCCCCCTGACCTTGGTGTTATTGGGATATTTGCCCCCCTGACCCTGGTGTTATTGGGATTATTACCCCCTGACCTTGGTGTTATTGGGATATTTGCCCCCCCGGCCCTACTGTTATTGGGGTATTTGTCCCCCAAGCCCTGGTGTTATTGGGATATTTGCCCCCCTGACCCTGGTGTTATTGGGATTATTCACCCCTGGCCCTGGTTTTATTGGCATTATCCCCTTTGCTCTGGGAATCTGAGCCTCCTGCTGTTTGGACCTAGGTGAGTCCCGCGCATGCGCGGCCAGCCTCTGTTGACATTGTTTCTCTGCGCCCCCGGGAGGAGCTGCACTGCGCCGGCGCTCGCAGAGGCCGCTGGGAGTTGTAGTCCGCCGCCCCGTCCGCCGCCTGCATTCGCGGCCCCCGCAAAACTACAGCGCCCAGCGGGGCTTTGCGCGACCCAGGGACAGCGCGTAAGATGGGCTGTTGCAGGCAGGGCAAGGGTTGATTGGGCAAAGCAGGGTCTCCCGATGTGACAGGCTGCGGGAAACATGAGTAATGTAACCCATTGCAGGAGTACCAAAAATAAGCATCAGTTGCATGGAGTGCTTGTAGCCTCCTGAACAGGATAAGGAGACGTTTCATTATGCTCCTTTACTGGGACAGAGCCAAGGAACCTGCaaagagccataaatataagacagtccctaataaatccaatggggaattcaggagaaacttctttacccagagagtggtgagaatgtggaactcgctgccacagggagaggttgaggtgaatagtatcgatatatttcaggggaagctggataaacacatgagggagaaaggaatagaaggatatggtgataggaaaaaataacttgcatatagcagctttcatgacctcagggaaagcactttacagccaatgacggtacttttggagtgtagtcactgttgtaatgaaggaagcatggcagccaatttgcgcacagcgagctcccataaactgcgatattgaccagataatctgttttagtgatgttgattgacggataaatattggccaggacacatagGGGAAAACACCCCTTCTCTTCGAAACAGTCCCATGCGATTTATAACATCCGCTTGAGAGGGCACGTGGAGCTTGgttgaatgtctcatccgaaaacactctctcagtactgcccctccgacagtgcagcactccctcagtactgcacctccgaaagtgcggcactccctcagtaccgcccctccgacagtgcagcactccctcagtactgcccctccgacagtgcagcactccctcaatactgcccctccgacagtgcagcactccctcagtgctgcccctccgacagtgcagctccctcagtactgcccctccgacagtgcagcactccctcagtgctgcccctccgacagtgcagctccctcagtactgcccctccgacagtgcagctccctcagtactgcccctccgacagtgcagcactccctcagtgctgcccctccgacagtgcagctccctcagtactgcccctccgacagtgcagcactccctcagtactgcacctccgaaagtgcggcactccctcag
This window of the Pristiophorus japonicus isolate sPriJap1 unplaced genomic scaffold, sPriJap1.hap1 HAP1_SCAFFOLD_4091, whole genome shotgun sequence genome carries:
- the LOC139250681 gene encoding serine/threonine-protein kinase ULK1-like; its protein translation is MESVGKFEFNRKDLIGHGAFAVVFKGRYIEKHDWEVAIKCINKKNLAKSQTLLGKEIKILKELKHVNIVALYDFQVTA